A single window of Ignavibacteriota bacterium DNA harbors:
- a CDS encoding RNA polymerase sigma factor has product MLENELLEKCSNGDGIAFKRLINIYRIQLFGYLWRFSSSRFEAEEMFQETLIKVWKGFKKYDHRQKFSSWLFTIAHNVAMDQLRKRKTDTAAISIQENLEIENDKRPDEELINKEKIEIINRTVENLPEKQKSVFLLRQHGELTFKDIAEILNEPLNTVISHMHYAVKKIKKQLAYENESQRRSVI; this is encoded by the coding sequence ATGCTTGAAAATGAACTTTTAGAAAAGTGTTCAAATGGTGACGGAATTGCCTTTAAGCGGTTGATAAATATCTATAGAATTCAACTGTTCGGTTATTTGTGGCGGTTCAGCAGTTCAAGATTCGAAGCTGAAGAAATGTTTCAGGAAACTTTAATAAAAGTTTGGAAAGGATTTAAAAAGTATGATCATCGGCAGAAATTTTCATCATGGCTTTTTACAATTGCGCACAATGTAGCAATGGATCAATTAAGGAAAAGGAAAACAGATACTGCCGCAATATCAATACAAGAAAATCTAGAAATAGAGAATGATAAAAGACCGGATGAAGAGTTAATAAATAAAGAAAAAATTGAAATTATTAATCGAACGGTGGAAAATTTACCGGAAAAACAAAAATCGGTTTTTTTACTTAGACAACATGGAGAGTTAACTTTTAAGGATATAGCGGAAATATTGAATGAACCGTTGAATACTGTTATTAGTCATATGCATTATGCGGTAAAAAAAATTAAAAAACAATTGGCGTACGAAAATGAATCTCAGCGAAGATCAGTTATATAA
- a CDS encoding M1 family metallopeptidase: MKFLFLFTIFFISQIHSQQISIYTPFEIQNAIKNETRTLTGIPGKNYWQNKSNYNICVEVNTETGLLTGEEKIKYFNNSPDSLDRIVIRLYQDIAKTNASRNWFVNAKYLNEGVELKELKINNKNYDLSDTSKSVFRGSTNLSVKLDKILYSKSELNIEVKWQFVIPKDFKLRMGNYGNGNFFVAYWYPQIAVYDDIDGWDTHDYQGTVEFYNDFNNYNVQLKIPAGYIAWATGELQNADKVLRKDIFEKYQKAKISDETIRIITPEDYNKGLVTSDNVINIWNFKADNVTDFSFALSNSYNWDGASVVVDDKTGRRALSDVVYNNGTIHYDKAAEYSRESLKYLSHQIPGFSYPYSHVTSFCNGGKSGGMETPMMANDGAPEKLENHIGLIFHEIAHNYFPFMMGTNERKYAWMDEGWASFLPKDVVDKYVPEYDYLKNRVNGFERTAGYESELPPMVVSYSYLTDYSRTGFYDRPSVAYYQLKELLGNELFKDAIYEYIDKWNGKHPVPLDFFNIINEAAKEDLSWFWKPWFYEFGYPDLAIENVEILNGKISTKVAKKGNIPTNVKVIFEFEDGTNETVEKSACVWKGGNNSINVNIESNKKLSKVTVGDKHIPDSVKGNDVYKVSN, encoded by the coding sequence ATGAAGTTTTTATTTCTATTCACAATATTTTTTATTTCACAAATTCACTCTCAGCAAATCTCAATTTATACTCCTTTCGAAATTCAAAACGCTATAAAAAATGAGACCAGAACATTGACCGGCATACCGGGAAAAAATTATTGGCAGAATAAAAGCAATTATAATATTTGTGTAGAAGTTAATACGGAAACCGGTTTGCTTACCGGTGAAGAAAAAATTAAATATTTTAATAATAGTCCTGATTCATTAGATAGAATTGTAATCAGACTTTATCAGGATATTGCCAAAACAAACGCTTCGAGAAATTGGTTTGTAAACGCAAAATATTTAAATGAAGGTGTAGAACTTAAAGAATTAAAAATAAACAATAAAAATTATGATCTAAGCGATACCAGTAAAAGTGTATTTAGAGGTTCAACAAATTTAAGCGTAAAATTAGATAAAATTCTCTATTCAAAATCTGAATTGAACATTGAAGTGAAGTGGCAGTTTGTTATTCCAAAAGATTTTAAACTCAGAATGGGAAATTACGGAAACGGTAATTTCTTTGTCGCTTATTGGTATCCGCAAATTGCTGTTTATGATGACATTGATGGCTGGGATACTCATGATTATCAAGGTACGGTGGAATTTTATAATGATTTCAATAATTACAACGTACAGCTGAAAATTCCGGCAGGATATATCGCTTGGGCAACCGGAGAATTGCAAAACGCGGATAAAGTTTTAAGGAAAGATATTTTTGAGAAATATCAAAAGGCAAAAATATCTGACGAAACAATAAGAATTATTACTCCGGAAGATTATAATAAAGGTTTGGTAACTTCTGATAACGTAATAAACATTTGGAATTTTAAGGCTGATAATGTAACCGATTTTTCATTCGCGCTGAGTAATAGTTATAATTGGGATGGCGCAAGCGTAGTTGTGGATGATAAAACCGGTAGAAGAGCGTTGTCCGATGTTGTTTATAATAATGGAACAATTCATTATGATAAAGCTGCGGAATATTCGCGAGAATCTTTAAAATATTTGTCACATCAAATACCGGGATTTTCTTATCCGTATTCTCATGTAACTTCTTTTTGTAATGGCGGCAAAAGCGGCGGTATGGAAACCCCGATGATGGCAAATGACGGCGCTCCTGAAAAATTAGAAAATCATATCGGATTAATTTTTCATGAAATAGCGCACAATTATTTTCCTTTTATGATGGGAACAAACGAAAGAAAATATGCTTGGATGGATGAAGGCTGGGCATCGTTTCTTCCGAAAGATGTTGTTGATAAATATGTCCCGGAATATGATTATTTAAAAAACAGAGTAAATGGATTTGAAAGGACCGCGGGTTATGAATCCGAACTTCCACCCATGGTTGTTTCATATTCTTATTTAACGGATTATTCAAGAACCGGATTTTATGATAGACCTTCTGTCGCGTATTATCAACTAAAAGAATTACTCGGTAATGAACTCTTTAAAGACGCAATTTATGAATATATTGACAAATGGAACGGAAAACATCCTGTTCCGTTGGATTTTTTTAATATAATAAATGAAGCCGCAAAAGAAGATCTATCATGGTTTTGGAAACCTTGGTTTTATGAATTCGGTTATCCGGATTTGGCAATAGAAAATGTGGAAATTCTTAATGGAAAAATTTCCACAAAAGTTGCAAAAAAAGGAAACATTCCTACAAACGTAAAAGTGATATTTGAATTTGAAGATGGAACAAACGAAACTGTGGAAAAATCAGCATGCGTTTGGAAAGGCGGAAATAATTCAATAAATGTAAATATTGAAAGTAATAAAAAATTGAGTAAAGTAACAGTTGGCGATAAACACATTCCCGATTCTGTTAAAGGAAATGATGTTTATAAAGTTTCCAACTAG
- a CDS encoding DUF502 domain-containing protein, with translation MTRFKSFITTTFIGGFLIFLPLVILAITINWIFEVVSDNLNPISSLLVQTTKVHEYLAFLISVIIFLGVCFLLGLFVRTRYGNVAYNLFEENILKKVPGYRIIKETIVQLFGSQKNLFSGVALINLFGNETLTTAFITDEHSNGWFTVFIPSGPAPTAGFTYHLPPKYVHKINYPIDLAMKTIISLGAGSKNILEMYNVENK, from the coding sequence ATGACCAGATTTAAATCGTTTATTACTACAACTTTCATCGGTGGATTTCTAATTTTTCTTCCGCTTGTAATTTTAGCAATTACAATAAATTGGATTTTTGAGGTTGTTTCAGATAACCTAAATCCCATTTCTTCTTTATTGGTGCAGACTACAAAAGTTCACGAATATTTGGCGTTTTTAATTTCCGTTATAATTTTTCTTGGAGTTTGTTTTTTGCTCGGATTGTTTGTAAGAACTCGTTACGGAAACGTAGCTTACAATTTGTTTGAAGAAAATATCCTTAAAAAAGTTCCGGGTTACAGAATAATAAAAGAAACAATCGTTCAGCTTTTCGGAAGTCAAAAAAATCTTTTTTCAGGAGTTGCATTAATAAATTTATTTGGAAATGAAACTTTAACAACGGCATTTATCACCGATGAACATTCAAACGGATGGTTTACGGTTTTTATTCCTTCAGGTCCGGCTCCAACTGCGGGATTTACATATCATCTTCCGCCGAAATATGTTCATAAAATTAATTACCCAATTGATTTGGCAATGAAGACAATTATTAGTCTTGGCGCGGGATCAAAAAACATACTTGAAATGTATAATGTAGAAAATAAGTAA